The Helianthus annuus cultivar XRQ/B chromosome 15, HanXRQr2.0-SUNRISE, whole genome shotgun sequence genomic sequence AAATAAGGAAAGCAAACACTTTTTGAAAAATATTCGCCGTTACAATTCCATGTTCGCATTTACTTCAATGGGTGGTAAGGTTGACTCAACGGTTAATAGAGGCAATGCTCCTTTTTGCTTTAGAATTAGTGGAGAAAATTATCATACAATTGGAGGTCTTATGCCAAACAACGGAGCGCAACCAAAATTTTGCCAACTATACATATACGATACTGAGAACGAACTTTCAAACAGGCAAGCGATATTTAGGTAATTTCCATTGAATATTATTAACATACATATATTTATTTACCTTATTCTTTTGTATTTTATGACAATCTTAATAATATTTGATAACATTTGTTAACAGTCGTTCAGAGGATGCATCGTCTTCTTATTCTGCTACTCTTGATCGTAAGTTAATAGAACATATAAAAGATGTTTTAGATAACGACAATGAGTTGGTCAAAACTTACAGAAGAGTTAGGGATTCTCTTCAAGATAGCCCTCATGTAAATTTGAAGCTTTGCCTAATCGGAACAAGAGAAAAAGATGGTCGGACGTATAACTTACCAACGGCGGGTGAGATTGCCGCTCTCATTGTTAGAGATATTGAAAATGTAATTGACAATAGAGATATTGTTGTTGAGACTCAAACTGGTACACTGAAGAGAATTAGTGAGTTGCATCCGTCATATCTCGCACTACAGTATTCGATTTTGTTTCTGTACGGAGACGATGGCTACAGAATTGATATCCCTCACAGAGGTGTCATTGATGTTGTTAATAAGAAACATCCAAATTGTACTATGAGAGAGTTCTTTGCTTATCGTATGCAGGATCGGAGAAATCAGTTTTCGTTAATCTTGAATTCTAAGAGGCTATTCCGGCAGTTCTTGGTTGATTCTTATACTATGATAGAGAGCGAGAGACTTAGCTATATACGATATCAACAAAAAGATCTTAGGTCTGACACATATGAAAGCCTCCGTAAATTAAAAACGCACGATCAAGATGATATATCTAAGGCTGGAAAACGTATCTTCTTGCCATCTTCTTTTACTGGTGGAGCACgatatatgatgcaaaactaTTTAGACGCTATGGCTCTGTGTAAATGCTTTGGTTATCCGGATTTTTTTATAACCATAACATGCAATCCCAAATGGCCAGAAGTTCAACGCTTTCTCAAATACACCAATCTCAGTCCGGAAGATAGGCCTGATATCCTTTCCAGATTGTTCAAAATTAAGCTTGATTCAATTTGCAAAGATTTAAAAAAGAATCATCTATTTGGCAAAGCTTCAGCAGGTActgtttttaaaataatattcaaattaaTATTACCATTAAATGTAacaatttgtttgttttttgtaGTTGTTTACACAATCGAGTTTCAAAAACGTGGTTTGCCTCATGCCTATTTATGCTTATTCATGGAGCCTAAATCGAAATTACCTACGGTGGACCATGTTGATGCATTTATATGCGCAGAAATACCAGACAGAAATCAAAGATCCAGAATTATTCATGCTTGTGAAAGAATATACGATACACTGTCCATGTGGTAATGCTAGGTTGAGCTCTCCATGTATGGTTGATAGGAAGTGTTCAAAAGCCTTTCAAGATCATACTACACTAGATTCAAACGGGTTTCCATTATACAGAAGGAGAAACAATGGCGCTtttgttatgaaaaataaaattgACCTTGATAACAGAAGTGTGGTACCGTACAACAAAAAAATATTGAAAAGGTATCAAGCTCATATAAATGTTGAATGGTGCAATCAGGCCGCTTCGATAAAGTATCTGTTTAAATACA encodes the following:
- the LOC110893314 gene encoding uncharacterized protein LOC110893314: MGCVVLVDVTFWIVMGSVMFGGRVVFGDGCVEVDYLDHGDQCVTCEVCNAKLWDAEKGRGRRKDGKMCYFLRCSYGIVELPDYKDARGSYRILFSNKNKESKHFLKNIRRYNSMFAFTSMGGKVDSTVNRGNAPFCFRISGENYHTIGGLMPNNGAQPKFCQLYIYDTENELSNRQAIFSRSEDASSSYSATLDRKLIEHIKDVLDNDNELVKTYRRVRDSLQDSPHVNLKLCLIGTREKDGRTYNLPTAGEIAALIVRDIENVIDNRDIVVETQTGTLKRISELHPSYLALQYSILFLYGDDGYRIDIPHRGVIDVVNKKHPNCTMREFFAYRMQDRRNQFSLILNSKRLFRQFLVDSYTMIESERLSYIRYQQKDLRSDTYESLRKLKTHDQDDISKAGKRIFLPSSFTGGARYMMQNYLDAMALCKCFGYPDFFITITCNPKWPEVQRFLKYTNLSPEDRPDILSRLFKIKLDSICKDLKKNHLFGKASAVVYTIEFQKRGLPHAYLCLFMEPKSKLPTVDHVDAFICAEIPDRNQRSRIIHACERIYDTLSMW